GAAAAGCATCATTCAAATCAGATTCAAggggttccggttcattgagaacagcatccgggtgCCTTCACACCATCTTGAAAGGGACAATAGAGTCAGAAACCCAGCAAAAACGGTCCTTCCAGATACCAAGGGTGGTAACCATGGAAGAAATAAGGCAAACATCGACCTTAGACGTTTCAAAGGTGAACCAGTCACCGTTCTTGGCTAACCGAAAAAATCGGCGAAAAAGCAAAAGCGAAGGATCATAACCAAGAGCACGACACAAAACCTcgaaatgtaaaaccctagccataccCTTTGGATGAATCTGACCAAAGGAGACTCGATAATACTCCAATAAGTTCAATACAAACATGGAAAACGGATGACGAAGGTTCGAAAACTCGAAGTGACGGCAATAAAGAGCAATAAAACCAATCAGACATTTGTCAATTGAAACATCGCACGCAGGAGCAGTAGGTTTAAATTTAGTCCCAATACCATATTCCATACAAAACAACTCTACTTCTTCCTGGGTTAATAGAGAAAAGGATCTCGACAAATCCTTACGAGCACccattttttgaaaaaatacaaaataagtaagaagaaaaggaagaagcAGGAACTAACCTTGAAGTAAAGAAACAAAACTGCAGAGAGAAACTTGAAGGGATAATGTGAAGAATGAATGACTAATCtctataataaaaattaaaataggGTCATAATGGTAAACAGTTAAAGACTGCAAAACCGCTGCCCTATGAACTGCTacacatcaatcaaatcagttgtcagtttttaaaattcaaaaaataacTGACTCCAACCTTTCAAGCCTTCAAGCTTTGAACACCTTGAaaccttttgttaataaaaacacatgtacaaaagtcagaagtctttgagctcacCTCCCAAACACccctgacttggggggctgatgacgggggtagcccaaaacAATATAAAAGGACTAAAATGCGTGAGTGTTCAAAGGGTTAAAGGGTTCGAAGGTCAAACAGTCGTAGAGGTGAAGTAAAGTAGTGTGAAAACAGTAGCCAGTCACATCCAGGGATTGCTTCACCAACCACAGCCGCAAAAGCAACGCAGGTCAGCAGAGCAcatgctattatccaggggtcaaaaggcttcaacccccgaaagggcAAGCCCCTCGCTGCAAGCTAGGTCACTAGTCAAATGAATGCctctttgggagatgtcttctcctatataattgacacttcatttactgagTTGGGACATTCCGGACCAGACCTGTTTCCTTAAAACTCTGGTCATTCACATCGTGTACTTGCTTCATGCAAGTTGCTCCCTTTCACATCCAACTCACACATATTCTATTTGTTTCTTCATCCGGATCTGAACACACTTCAGAGAAGGATCCTCagcaaacaacaaaaataaattagtgaacctccttccacgtcttgcaaacgtggggggaccccacgacatgcgttaggcaaggttaaaccctttaacccttttgcctaaccatcCCCGCTACTACatttggtctattatttgttgcttcAACAAACGTATTGGTGTCAACGATACTAGTTTTGGTTAACAAACATGATTGTCACAAAAAAAAACCCTATTAATATCAAATCTACCAACATGCCGGTTTACGAACCAACCATGGTTTTAAGTTTTAACCACGTTAAGTCAAGTTCATAACACCCCGGGTCTATGAAATCAAAGTTGATCCCAATGTAATTGGTTGGCACCAACTCGATCACCCAAAGTAAGTGTATGTTGGTTCATACGCTGATCACGACAAAAGTGGTTTTTGATAAGTTTTTATCACTAGCTAAAGGAGAATCATGGGAAAACAATCAAAATCACCATTGGAGATACAAAGAAACATAAACTTAATTGACAAGGCCTTTCTTCTAATTAGATTGTTTTTAGTGTCTTTTTACATGGATCTCTAGAAAATCATGACAAGAATGCAGGCTAATCCATTTGTGATCATAATATAGTGCAGTGTTTAATTTCACTACATGTATTTATTCTAATGCAAAACATTATCCATTAATAGTTGGTATGTTGGGTCTTACTTTTTGTTAAATAAACAAGGAAGCTTCTATAACAGCCATAAACCCTATACATCATGTAACTAACTATTGATGCACCGCCTGTGTGTTGCGGGACGGTAGACCGAATATTTCTTAATTAACTAAAAAAAACATTatcatagttttgctagaaaaaaaCTAAAAGGATGGTAAAACCGTAATTTTGAGCtcggggcaaaattgtaatttgtcacgactaatgagcgagtgttaggcaacTCTTTGACATGAAAATAAatttaaatcgagtcaaccaattaaaacaaaacaattctataattttactaaaaaaactaaaacgatagcaatactgtaattttgaactgaaggcaaaattgtatttttgactggggtaaaatcgtaatttgtcaaAATCTAAAGCGACGGCAATACTGTAATTTTGAATCAGGGACACAATCAAAATTTTGAATAGGGGCAAATTTGTAACTTTAAACTAGGGGTAAGATCGTAACATACCAGGGCAAATGGGGGGAGTGTCATGCAACAACCTAGCACTCTTTCCCCACACacctttaaaaaaattaaaatgatgGTAATACTGTAATTTTTAATTGGGGTGCAAAATTGTAACTTTAggctggggtaaaatcgtaatttgccaaaaaCTAAATCGATAGCAATATTGTAATTTTCAACCGGGTCAAAATCGTAACTTTGAACAGGGTCaaatttgtaattttaaattGTAGGTAAAATCGTAAATACCCGGACTAATAGAGGAGTACCAGACAGCTGCCTGACAATATTCTCCCACGTTAGTAATGCATTGGCTAGCCGTCCATCTAGCCAATAAAAAAAGGGGAACTATTCCCCTTCTTTctaaatgtaaatgtaaatgtaaatacAGGAAATACGCGTAATGGATTTTTTATTGTGGGTGATTTTATGGTAGAGTTGCGCAAAGTCCAATCCAGACCGACCGACCGACCAGACCTGTGGCCCAAGATGGTCCATTAGCGGGCCCAAGTTTCTTTAGATTGTCAAATGAAtctaaaccctaattgattgaaGAATCTCAAGCTCATATGATTATTACGCTACTTTAGTTTCATAATTTCATTTTGTCATTTTGTGTTACAAAACCATAACCGAAAACGAAAATTGCAGCCAAAATCCATGTGTATACAAATCCATGTTTGTAGATATCATTTCACTCATTATTACAACCTAACATTGCGCACAACATGTAGCAACCCCATAAACTAAATGATAAAAGATGGTTCTAGTCGTGGGGTCTATATTTTTGCaaatcagtggcggacccaagcATTATTTGTTGGAGTTGCGGATGAGAGGTTCAATCATATTTTCAAaggtgcggtcgggtttttttaCCTAAATAATgcactaattttttttcaaggGATGTGTCCGCCCGCCCGCCCATCAAGACACACAGGTCCGCCCCTGTTGCAAGTAATCGGTCTCAGTCCCGTTTATCGATCTGGTCCTTGACCCGTTAACCACCCTAGGATCAATTAAGAGTTGGTATTTCTATATTTGATCTAGACTTGCTATTTGGAATCTCTTGTTTGCACTTCCGTTACAAAATTCGATTAATTGAGTTAATAAAAGTTCTGAATTATAAAATTTGAGCTAAcaaatttttaaataatattcCTATGTTACAATAATTGAAGTTTACAATGTATGGTGTTTACATCGAGTATCCTAACTTTTTTTCTAgataacattcctatttttacaATAATTGAAGATTTATAGTGAATGTAATCGGATAAGTTTGAATCAAAATTGATATACTTTTATCTAATTTCATGACTTGAATCCTATTAAGCTTCTATTTAAAAATTATTTAACGAATGAACTTTATGAATTTTTAAAGTTTTCATGATCAACAacataagagtaaattacaaaaatcgtcctttatgtatgtcgtTTGTTATaaactgtgtcctttatctttaaaaattacaaaaaacgtACTTGATGTTTACAAACcattgcaagttatgtcctttagctctAACTCAGTTATTTTTTATGGATAAATCTGACCTAGTGGTccccacataagggtattttggtcatttcactttaattaataaaataaagaaTTTTGTTTATATTAAACAAATACATACATTCTCTTTATCTCTACACTCCTTCTCACTCTaaccacccaccaccacaaccaccccaccaccacccacctgccgccgccaccaccacctcccgtcaccatccaccaccacctcaCCCACTGCCTGAGAAACTCTCCTTCcacttccttcttcttttctctcTCTCGAGATGGATGCAACAGCATGGGACTTCGTTAAATCACACATAAATTCATCAGTAAACAATAAAATTAGTTCCAAAAATAGACACAATCACATAAAAATCATCACAAAACAGTGAAATTAACTCCAAAAGCAGACTCAATCACATAAAAAGCATCACTAAACAGTGAAATTAGCTTCAAAAATAGACTCTAATCACATAAAATCATTAACAAACAGTGAAATTGGCTCCAAATCAGACTCAATCAGTTCAGTTCACAACAGACCAGACTCAATCAGTTCAATTCCAACAACCGACAATGACGGCCCCACCACCATCATCGCCGCCGACgaccaccacaaccacaaccaacATCGTTCGTATTTATTGCTCTGTTTCATATATATGTTGATTTAAATCCCCTTGTCTCTTCTTTATTTTCCACAGTTCCAATTAATTCTCACTTTCTTTTTCGATCCCCACTTGTTGTCAACGTCTCCAACTATGATTCCTTTTCAATTTGTATCTTGTACACCAATTCCCTATTTTTGCATTACATACTAGACTTTCAACCAGCCCAAATGATCCATAAAATTAGCCCACATAACATGAGCCTTTTTATTTTGTGTTGGTCTATGTTGCTGAACATCCCGAAGGCATTAGGGTTTCAAGTTGCAGGTGGTGGTTGTAGACGGTAGGTAGTTGGGGTTTCGAATGGGTTTGGAAGGGAAAGTGAAAGGGAAAGGGAAAGGGTGGTGGTTCTGGAGATCTTGAAGGGAAGGAGGTGGTGGCGGTCGGCGGCAGGTGGGTGGTAAGTTATGGTGGCGGCAATGGAAGTATTCTTAGCCGACTATGAAGTTACACgctgttcccgagtttcattaaaTGAGAGAAAAGAAAAGATTTGGAAGGAAATAATCTTTTTAGTTGTGTTTCAGAGTTTCATTAAAGcagagaaagaagagaaaatgAGAGGTTTTTTGTCTAAATTTAATCTTTCCAATTTAGAAAGAAAcggagagaaagaaaagaaaatgagagaatcattTCTTTTCCCCCCTTAACTTAACTCGGGAATATAGCGttagagagtgagagagagaaagataatCATAGCTGAAAGAGAGAGAGTGGGTGATCTGAattatttattttagtatttaagGTAAagatgaccaaaatacccttatgtggggACCACTAGatcagatttaaccataaaaaataaTTGAGTTAggaataaaggatataacttgtAAGGGTTTGTAAACATCGAGTatgttttttgtaatttttgaagataaaagacacagtttgcaataagcgATATatataaaggacgatttttgtaatttactcacaACATAATAATATAAAactatatatttaaatatttgaTAATATACCATAAATTAATGGTGTCGTTACAAACCAAACAAATTTATTGTTACAAAAAACATTTAAACAAGAAACAAACATGACTTAAAAGAGTATTCAATGTATGAATTTGAAAGAACTTGATATGATGTTTGTCAAGCAAAACAAAGCATCACAACATCAAAGATATAGACCACCACAAAAGCAACCAATAGTTCTATCCTGAGGTAAGATCTCGTGGATGCAAGTATACCTTAAGACCATTCTTCATAAACAACGTCAAAGACATCTTTTGTTCCACCCGGTGACCAGGAACCAATGACAGCCGGTAACGGAGGAGCACGGCGGAGACCACCGATTTcatctgtaagtatgccaaatcTTTGCCCAAGCATGTTCGTGGTCCAGCGTTAAACGCCACGAACTTGTATCCATCATTCGGTGGTTCAAACTGGTCTCCAGTGGCCGACAACCATCTCTCCGGTTTGAACTCCAAGCAATCGTCGCCCCACACACTCTTCATCCGCCCAACGGAGTATATCGAGTATGTCACCGTTGAACCTGCTGGAACCCTAGTTCCGTCTGGTAAAATATCATCGTTGATAACGTACTTGAAATCCTCTGGCACGGACGGGTACAAACGGAGAGTCTCCGCCAAGGCTGCCTTCAGGTACACCAACCTGTCGGCTTCCTCGAATATCAGAGGATCCGAAATCCAAGATTTCGGATCACTGCCACGTGTGTCTTTTAAAACCGTGGTCAACTCATAGATGATCTTAGATTCCACTGATTGGTTGTTCATAACCAACCAGAAAAACCAACTGAGCGCGACAGATGACGTGTCGCGCCCAGCTAAAACAAAATTTAATGCAATACGTTTTAAAACGTGGTTAGGGAATAAATTCCCTTCCACATCACGTTTTTTAATAAACCTCGACAGAAGATCATCTGACGGGTTTAATTTCCGCGCAGTTAACGCCTCGGTCATGTAAGCTTCAACAACTTGAAGGCTTTTTTGAAGTCTTATTTCTGCCCCTATCCCAAAAAGTTTCTTTAACCGCCATAAAaacccagggtacaacagccgttGCAGTGTGGCCTCCGTGGCAGAGTCAAAGGCCGTCGCAAACGGATTATCCGACAACTCCATAGACAACGTTTCCGGGTCTTTCCCGAACGTCAAACCGCATATGTTATCAAACGTTAACCGGAGCAAAAGATCTTGCAAATCGACCGGAAAATGTTCATTCGAAGCTCTCTCCAAAATGACCCATAACCTTGTCTTAATGGTCCGGCTAACCCACCGAGCCATGGCTTGTCGAAGCGTCCGCGTTGTGAACTCTAAAGCCGCGGTTTTCCGTTGTATCAACCATGTTTCTCCATCACTGTTAAATATCCCTTGACCTAACAGATCATGAAACGCCGTTTGCCACGTGGGTCCTTTCGGGTAGTTATAAAACCGGGTCCGAAgtatgtgttcaatgtttttagGGTTGCATGTAACGGTATAAAACCCTTGTTTACGTGCAAAAAATGGTAATGCAATGGTAGTGGTCTGGTAAGTCCCGTTACGACCCGCGGAACGTAGGTTTCCCGCGATCCAGTCGTGGATCCGAGCTCGGTTTAGGAAGAGAACCGGAAGACTACCGAAGAGAGGGTAGACTTTTGGGCCGGAAAGACGACGTGAGAGGTGGTGAAACCACAGGAAATAGGCAGACGTGGTGGCTACCACCATGAATATGATAATGAGGTCAGTTTCCATATGTGGGTTTGGGTGATTTTTTGTTGTTGATGAAAGTAGTGCAGAAAGTAGGGTTTATATTTGAAGAGTGAAGAGCATGAGTGGTGTAATAGAAAAGTTATTTGATGTTAGGAGAGAGTTGTTTGgaaaatattgtttttggatttgaATTTATGTGAGGATCTTTGGTTGATAGGAACTTGTAGTTTGATTTCTTTcatttatttgtttaattgaaaTACGTTGTTGATGAATTGTAGATAGTTAATAAACAACGCTTTGTTATTCGTTAGAAATATGTAAATATTTGCTAGAGTAATTGTTCACTTTAATACTTTTGCtcaaaacctttaaaaatagccatttagTTTGTTATGGTTTTCTATTTTGCTCCCTGCGGGAGCAAAATGAAAAAACAGACAATTTGGATGGACTTAGAGACGGGGAacaaaatggaaaaaccatagcaaactattgaaggaaaatgactatttttaaaggttttaggcaaaaccgttaaagtgaccaaaccacagagagcaaaacgaaagtttactctaTTTGCTATTTTTTTTAACCGTACGTAATACACAAATAGTTATTTATTCGTTTAAGCCAACTTCAAATAAATATTCTAAGTTAACAAGTTTATGTTTAAAGTTAGAAAAAGATCAATAAAAAAAGTGGCGGAGCTACAAATTTTTTCTTATGTTATCATTTTTTATGAATACCTCGGTTTATAGTAACCTGGAGTCAAACTTTTTGGATCGGTTTGGATCTAGTCAGGTCGAATTACATAATAAAAGCAAATATCACAGTAAAAGTACAATATCATtgaataaaaacatataaaaaatataaagtcatttgaaatatataaaaaaatcattttatagTTGCTATGTACACATTTTCATATTTAAAAATGATTCATAATGTTTTCAATGACAACttttagaaattaaaaaaaaaagaaaagaaaaacccTCATTTTCATTATAACAAGTACAAGCATCATTCAAATGATCATCAAACATCTGGTATTTAGGTAAAACAATTGAAACAAGACCAACTAGCAGTATACCCGTCCGCTGGGACGGGTTCATAAAATTTACAACATTCAAATTATGTGTACATTGAAAATCGCGATAACGTCTTATCCAAGCTGCGATTAATAGACACGGAAGGTGGTTAATTCCCGTACATGTTAACTTAAATATTGTTTTTTAGCGGGAGCAATTTAACATCTTTGCTTCGCTGTAAATAATCCGCTAAAGAAAATCAAACAATAATGAAATAGCTACAAACATATAATAACATATTTGAATTACAAATGCATGAAATAAGACAATCTAACAATAGAAATTGTACCTGTTGGTGTGCAACGTGTACCCTTTATGCTTCCAATTAAGTTTTGTGGATGATCGAATCTTCAACCATTGAATGCGATAAACACGTATTTTGTGCGGAATCCACGTACGTGTTTAGATTGAACACAAAGATGTAATTAAAAGTTGTTTTCTATTGCTGATATAACAGTTTACAACCACGAAAACAAACGAGCAGAGCTTCGCCTCTATCATGCTCAAAGTTACCAATGAACAAGACCTAACACTAGTACTTATAGGCACAGCCCATTCGGACCAAGCTATCTACGGATGGcctccatccggacggatgggcttccatccggacggatggatgGACTTCTAAGCAAATGAAAGCTACGAATGAACTGATATCTCATTCGTCCGAATGAACTCTGTGCCCATTCATCCGAATGGACATTAACACATATTAACTTCATGTTTTGCTTAGTTCAGCAACAGTCTTGTTTCATCTGATTAAGCTACGATACGTGATTGACGGAAGTGATAGACATATTTCactcactgtcacaccccgatttccacatgtttcaccggtgggcccggtgggcccggtgggagactatcgtgacgtagttggtaacattacagtcaaacaacacaatatttaaatgcacagcggaagcaaaaatagatatatttcaaccgaatgttattgtaatatcatgtatcacaaatagttgaaaataatccacagggggatcaaaaataaataggaaatattgttcaaTAGTTGACATCCAAgtttgcgagacttattgtggatgctaggagaaagccagcctagttcgcatagtacctgcacttaacctttttgggaaaatacgtcagtttacactggtaaatacattcaaccgacacttttgaaaaaggtttaacaaattgatttgaatgcacgaggcacaaacttttatagcttgggataattattttaatataatacttgtaaacgaattacatgttccttatgcgttcagtagcccgttccgtagaccgggttaaagatcaatagacacaccacattatttattcatttatgcaccgacgggtgtacgcctacaccccgtgctcaggtcgtggccatctcgtaagatgatgccaaggatatccgggacatggtcattaaccccccaaaggctttaagcaaacaaaacatttcaaaacagagcatatcaataatttaacctctattcgattaaagattcaatgctggaccaagcgttattttatataccgtaccccaagcccgtatagggaaataagttaaatgtatttacctttgcaagtatatttcacAAACAACAATTGCAAGTAGctttttgtaacaccccgtgttttcgaatgtcaaagtcaaagtccaagtcaactttgacttctttgactgttaatgtttctttttactttttgtattatgtggagtaagtgttgtctaaataaaatgatcgaatgtttaatcaatgtgACTGATTCACGACTGTGAacagtaggaagtaacaatgtgataaagttaatcaatcgataatcaagtaatcaaatcaatcatcgaactcgaacctcGAATTATGCAAATTTTGGTATTgctatatgtgtgtgtgccttatgtgttacttgtgcttgtttactttatgttttgtgtggtattcaatcgaatcaatcgaaactcgaatcaaaactcgaaaagcaatcaaactcaatcgaaaccgacatcaaaacgtgacttatagatgattgtatgttagatatagtagttgggactgaaagtaatttgactaggaactctatcgtattcgtatcatcgtccatcgaaatcgaaatatcgaaaaccgtcgcgaaacactcgaaaagggttgctgatcgaacaggaagcatcctgatcgaacaggccagccgatcgaacaggctgttcgatcgagcatgtcacaccctggctttgcggaagcgtggttaatttgtgtgacttcttaataccatagcttaatcataacaaagctatatgaatttaaaaaccatgcaagtcatccattaagtttttgaaaacatcatacaataccattgtttttaacatgcaaccataaccttgttcagtaacattacaacttataacaaaacataaacgtgatttagggattgtgtcttgtccaggtaagagacacaaccctaaaccctgatgacttcatgaccagtgcagcggaaaacgttccataccgtgccagatccgtttaatttcctgaaatacatgtgagttgaaaaatcaacaataatgttgagcgagttcacgtgtaggtgagtatgtaaaacatttgtgagtataaaaatagttgtggtatgtagcagtgtaagaggacttgtgatcatcaatggtttgcaaggccactgacatatgtgaagtgcaaatagggagactcaaacctagcagatttcgccacggcaaagtatgtggacaaagtcaccccacggtccgtttctagtttggccgggggctgggctcgttacacccagatagatctaccgctcctgtccctcggtccctccatgaggactaatggccccatgttgttcctatccactcacatgatcgtataacacctccttacgttaaacataccgtttgtaaagtactcgtaaatcatagtaacatgtatttctcccccgcagttaagtaaactgaaaacagttagagaaaagggggacatgaactcacagtgaatgcgtatctctaccaagtaatccgaatatccgaagctgtgcaacgacctacaggtgctaattctattagacggatggccgtgccttagctttataacttacatttttaggagacggttagacaaccgtttcgtgtacatacttggtattttactttccttcccaaggatgggggatttaaatacatgtgtatttatactatctcattaagtcccacttaatatatttttatttctctttccaaaatataattatttttctcaaaaataatatattttctctttacataatactttccaaaataatacgttgacaacatacgtgttggtgaatatttccgcgtaatgcgtaagttacgttttaatgattaggtggtaatagaaattaccgttgtaacttttatgcttctcgtataagcgtttgtattattttgggtttgacaagttagtaaatattatttttactctaaaaataatatttatacatttttataaaataatcataaacagtgttgtgacaaaatatatttaccgaatatatatttatcacgtttagttttgtgaaaatcccacctccgattatttataaataaagttgtcgcgaaatatatttgaaaacatgtcaaagtagtctaacacttgtaaataattctaagtgttagattttaggaaaatttcgccagagtttcccctgtaactggaggtggccacgctttcaagcgtatcattttcttttacaaaatcatttcaacactttctttatttcaatcaatcaatttccaacataatAAACAAATGTCAACACTTTActttgtagactagtatgtaaaatcgcatcgtttcatgaacttgtagtttttccaaaaactacggtgtagatctcgttataattgatggatctatgtgtaaagtgATTTAGTATTGTAAAAACCCAGTTTTTATAACAGTtctttctttacaacttcccgacaacttttgtaaaaatggttattttgtcggatctttcgtttcacgtgtgtttatacacttgtaaactataaaaatcatatttgttaacatgttaaccaacttttataaaacatgattttctcaacacccggtcctacgaatataccacttgtacatacgtagatcggctcgttttaaatactatttttcatgttaaaacacttttacacaagttcatgtttcccgtgtggtggagtttcaccttttaaccctcggaccgctagaaacaagcttatgttaagatacgggatcttaacaaagtcgggttaaacgatgataagagccaccacatcatagatcgggccttaacaatcaacatattcaaatactacgacatttacacgcgacatgtgcttttaaccaacgatattcacattttagtagac
The Helianthus annuus cultivar XRQ/B chromosome 6, HanXRQr2.0-SUNRISE, whole genome shotgun sequence genome window above contains:
- the LOC110878899 gene encoding cytochrome P450 86A1, which gives rise to METDLIIIFMVVATTSAYFLWFHHLSRRLSGPKVYPLFGSLPVLFLNRARIHDWIAGNLRSAGRNGTYQTTTIALPFFARKQGFYTVTCNPKNIEHILRTRFYNYPKGPTWQTAFHDLLGQGIFNSDGETWLIQRKTAALEFTTRTLRQAMARWVSRTIKTRLWVILERASNEHFPVDLQDLLLRLTFDNICGLTFGKDPETLSMELSDNPFATAFDSATEATLQRLLYPGFLWRLKKLFGIGAEIRLQKSLQVVEAYMTEALTARKLNPSDDLLSRFIKKRDVEGNLFPNHVLKRIALNFVLAGRDTSSVALSWFFWLVMNNQSVESKIIYELTTVLKDTRGSDPKSWISDPLIFEEADRLVYLKAALAETLRLYPSVPEDFKYVINDDILPDGTRVPAGSTVTYSIYSVGRMKSVWGDDCLEFKPERWLSATGDQFEPPNDGYKFVAFNAGPRTCLGKDLAYLQMKSVVSAVLLRYRLSLVPGHRVEQKMSLTLFMKNGLKVYLHPRDLTSG